From Methanomassiliicoccales archaeon LGM-RCC1, one genomic window encodes:
- a CDS encoding ATP-dependent DNA helicase, with protein MDYFPYEYRAGQKELVEFIDRTVRDRRCAVIEAGTGTGKTVTSLCGVLGYTREHGMKVIYLTRTKSQQKQVIRESAAIGGDIMCVAMQGRSAASCPMMRDDPDLASGNAEEISKLCSEYKKKKNGICHCKYFSNIEVTDVEQWVDVIRREHPEPERFAQMCEDAEVCPYELMKLLLPYADVIAVPYPFIFMPMILDRFVEWAGVPLSQMVLIVDEAHNLPDYLRDVQTFEYSEYAMDLAAKEAKDHGDFELQEGITVTDLVAVLKEILAHAQKEYLIDDDGMLPPYYLEDELMSRLGVSSVTISRMCKAMEEIGDGIMEKKKERRKLPRSYIHSMSRFIRAWIDGDEDNYVRLIVKEGDNPLFQAYCMDPSGAAGPLIDCFSSIHMSGTLQPLDAYISELGLDRVNKLCLDGIFPKENLLTLYTDKVSMKYEEREIPENYNTLMEMIVECVNAVRVNTSVFFPSYSFMDKMVDDGLVQNLRRDVVYEQRGMSQPELMNVFENFKTSQGSVLFCVTGGRISEGLDFPDKALEMVIMIGIPYPKPTAKMRAMRRYYDIRFGNGLWYTNTIPTVRKMRQSIGRLIRSETDRGVAVILDRRIAGLKDIQAELSQDIPSKIREFFGYSKYDL; from the coding sequence ATGGATTACTTCCCCTACGAGTACCGCGCCGGTCAGAAGGAGCTAGTCGAATTCATTGACCGCACGGTACGCGATCGCAGGTGTGCGGTCATAGAGGCGGGGACCGGAACCGGAAAGACGGTCACATCGCTGTGCGGGGTCCTGGGCTACACCAGGGAGCACGGCATGAAGGTCATCTACCTGACCAGGACCAAATCCCAGCAGAAGCAGGTCATCAGGGAATCCGCCGCCATAGGCGGGGACATCATGTGCGTGGCGATGCAGGGCCGTTCGGCAGCATCATGCCCGATGATGAGGGACGATCCAGATTTGGCCTCAGGCAATGCCGAGGAGATCTCCAAGCTCTGCTCGGAGTACAAGAAAAAGAAGAACGGCATCTGTCACTGCAAGTATTTCTCGAACATCGAGGTGACCGATGTTGAACAATGGGTGGATGTCATCAGGAGGGAGCACCCTGAACCGGAGAGATTTGCCCAGATGTGCGAGGATGCCGAGGTCTGCCCCTATGAGCTGATGAAGCTCCTCCTGCCTTACGCCGATGTGATAGCCGTTCCGTACCCATTCATCTTCATGCCTATGATCCTGGACCGTTTCGTGGAGTGGGCAGGTGTCCCTCTGTCGCAGATGGTCCTGATAGTCGACGAGGCCCATAACCTTCCGGATTACCTGAGGGACGTCCAGACATTCGAATATTCTGAATACGCCATGGATCTGGCCGCCAAGGAGGCGAAGGACCATGGGGACTTCGAGCTCCAGGAGGGCATCACCGTGACTGATCTGGTCGCGGTGCTGAAGGAGATACTGGCCCATGCACAGAAGGAATATCTCATAGATGATGACGGGATGCTCCCGCCGTACTATCTGGAGGACGAGCTCATGTCCCGTCTGGGAGTCAGCTCGGTCACTATATCCCGCATGTGCAAGGCCATGGAGGAGATCGGCGACGGCATCATGGAGAAGAAGAAGGAGCGCAGGAAGCTTCCACGTTCCTACATCCATTCGATGTCCAGATTCATACGCGCTTGGATTGACGGGGACGAGGACAACTATGTGAGGCTGATCGTCAAGGAAGGGGATAATCCGCTCTTCCAGGCATACTGCATGGATCCCTCAGGCGCTGCCGGACCATTGATAGACTGCTTCTCGTCCATACACATGTCGGGTACGCTCCAGCCTCTGGACGCATACATCTCTGAACTAGGTCTGGACAGGGTAAACAAGCTCTGTCTGGACGGTATATTCCCCAAGGAGAACCTCCTCACCCTGTACACGGACAAGGTGTCCATGAAGTATGAGGAGAGGGAGATTCCGGAGAACTACAACACTCTCATGGAGATGATAGTGGAATGCGTCAACGCTGTCAGGGTCAACACATCCGTGTTCTTCCCGTCCTATTCGTTCATGGACAAGATGGTGGACGACGGTCTTGTACAGAACCTCCGGAGGGATGTGGTCTATGAGCAGAGGGGTATGTCGCAACCAGAGCTCATGAACGTCTTCGAGAACTTCAAGACGTCTCAGGGAAGCGTCCTGTTCTGTGTGACCGGAGGGAGGATCAGCGAAGGTCTGGACTTCCCGGACAAGGCCTTGGAGATGGTGATCATGATAGGCATTCCCTATCCAAAGCCTACTGCCAAGATGCGTGCCATGCGCAGGTATTACGACATCAGGTTCGGCAACGGCCTATGGTACACCAACACGATCCCCACCGTCAGGAAGATGAGGCAGTCCATTGGCAGGCTGATAAGATCGGAGACGGACAGGGGCGTCGCAGTCATCCTGGACCGTAGGATAGCAGGCCTCAAGGACATCCAGGCGGAGCTAAGTCAGGACATACCGTCGAAGATAAGGGAGTTCTTCGGCTATTCGAAGTACGATCTCTGA